From the Actinomadura luzonensis genome, the window GGCCGACCGTGTCCGCGCACCGTCATCGCCGTGTCATGGCCGTGTCACGATCCCGCCGCGACCGCCGGAGCGCGTCGCCCGCGCTCGCCTCCGCCTTCCGCACCCGGAGGCGGCGGGGCGTCACCACTCGCGGGGCGCGATCAGCTCCTCCACGTCGGCGCCGGCGAACCCGTACGCCGTGGCCACGAACCAGAACTCCTCGGCGATCGCCTCCCGCGCCACCGTCTCGATCTCGCTGCCCGCCGCCTCGAACTCGGCCTCCAGGTCGTTGAACTCCTCCGTGGCGGCGTGCGTCAGCGTGTAGAGCGCATCGAGGCCGG encodes:
- a CDS encoding DUF5713 family protein, yielding MPPSDPRVAGHDFLKSMAADPYYPGHVVAKGRDILLRLCARIEAERPAGLDALYTLTHAATEEFNDLEAEFEAAGSEIETVAREAIAEEFWFVATAYGFAGADVEELIAPREW